The following are encoded together in the Phyllobacterium zundukense genome:
- a CDS encoding oligopeptide/dipeptide ABC transporter ATP-binding protein encodes MQPALLVCDEPVSALDVSIQAQVVNLLMDLRRDLRLSLLFISHDLKVVRQVSQRMAVMYLGRIVEYGETNLLLSNPAHPYTKALVSAVPVAGRRTRERIILNGEPPNPAARPTGCAFHPRCPIARPECMSVSPTFSTLPDGRSVACHAVDAAPPTNEVGI; translated from the coding sequence ATGCAACCGGCGCTGCTGGTCTGCGACGAGCCCGTCTCGGCTTTGGACGTTTCAATCCAGGCCCAGGTTGTGAACCTTCTCATGGATCTCCGAAGGGATCTGCGCCTCAGTCTTCTCTTCATCAGTCACGACCTGAAAGTGGTTCGTCAGGTCAGTCAGCGTATGGCTGTGATGTATCTCGGCCGCATCGTTGAATATGGCGAGACAAATCTTCTGCTCTCGAACCCTGCCCACCCTTACACCAAGGCGCTGGTGTCGGCCGTCCCCGTTGCAGGCCGGCGCACGCGCGAGCGCATCATTCTCAATGGCGAACCACCCAACCCTGCGGCCCGCCCGACCGGCTGCGCGTTCCACCCTCGCTGTCCCATCGCGCGACCGGAATGCATGAGCGTCTCGCCCACATTCTCAACTCTGCCGGACGGACGCTCCGTCGCCTGTCATGCCGTCGATGCCGCCCCACCGACAAACGAGGTTGGAATCTGA
- a CDS encoding ABC transporter permease translates to MLRFAAIRILRAVLTIALVVTFAFIVLRLSGDPARSIMGEDASPEAMAAFRREWGLDQPLWMQYFHYFAAIFQGELGRSMRGGGPALDLVLGRIPATLMLTLPALLMKLAIGIPAGIYAALHRDSSIDRAVMVTAVAGYTVPSFVLGLVLVQVLSIWFAWLPTGGTGSLQHLILPIITLGVGGAAVLARFVRSAMLEVLGQPYIRTASAKGIPWATVVRGHALPNAAIPTVTIVGFMVGNLIAGAVVVESVFSWPGLGNLLVVSVTARDLAVVQCILLLVAVAMVLSNLVVDFLYGFLDPRLAEANSTGGR, encoded by the coding sequence ATGCTTCGGTTCGCTGCTATCCGTATCCTGCGTGCCGTTCTGACAATCGCGCTGGTGGTCACATTTGCCTTCATCGTGCTCAGACTTTCCGGAGATCCGGCCCGCAGCATCATGGGCGAGGACGCCTCGCCCGAGGCTATGGCCGCCTTTCGTCGGGAGTGGGGTCTTGATCAGCCGCTCTGGATGCAATATTTCCATTACTTCGCAGCGATCTTTCAGGGCGAGCTCGGCCGCTCGATGCGTGGCGGCGGGCCCGCACTTGACCTTGTCCTGGGACGCATCCCGGCAACGCTCATGCTGACCCTGCCTGCGCTATTGATGAAGCTGGCGATCGGCATTCCAGCGGGCATCTATGCCGCTTTGCACCGGGACAGCTCCATTGACCGCGCCGTCATGGTCACGGCGGTCGCAGGCTACACGGTACCAAGCTTTGTCCTCGGCCTCGTCTTGGTTCAAGTCCTGTCGATCTGGTTTGCCTGGCTGCCTACCGGCGGCACGGGCAGTCTGCAGCACCTCATCCTGCCCATCATCACTCTCGGGGTTGGCGGCGCCGCGGTGCTCGCCCGCTTCGTGCGAAGTGCGATGCTGGAAGTGCTGGGGCAACCATACATCCGCACTGCCAGTGCCAAAGGAATCCCCTGGGCTACGGTTGTACGTGGTCACGCCCTTCCGAACGCCGCAATTCCCACAGTTACCATTGTCGGCTTCATGGTTGGCAATCTGATTGCGGGTGCGGTCGTGGTCGAGAGCGTGTTCTCCTGGCCGGGACTTGGCAATCTGCTGGTGGTATCGGTGACTGCGCGGGATCTGGCGGTCGTGCAATGCATCCTCCTGCTGGTCGCTGTCGCAATGGTGCTTTCCAATCTCGTCGTGGACTTTCTCTACGGCTTTCTCGATCCGCGTCTGGCCGAAGCCAACTCGACCGGAGGACGCTGA
- a CDS encoding D-amino acid aminotransferase, giving the protein MDGRYLPIEEARIPIFDRGLNLGDGIYEVTAFVGRRMVDFDAHLSRLRSSLEHIDIKVDLGDADWQAIHHQLIDANTIETGTVYIQVTRGVMERDFVPTKDLSPTILGIVQPKLLDSDPRLDSGISAALVEDLRWKRRDIKSTSLLAQVLAKSRAHALGAGEAILHEGGIVTEGGSTTVFGVDRDGVVWTHPLGPTILPGITRKRVIALAEELGLPVKEEPMTVSALRQMSEVFLTGATFFVIPVVEIDTQPVADRKPGAVTLRLQKAYLDFARSGDTATNVLTGDFERTR; this is encoded by the coding sequence TTGGACGGTAGGTATCTTCCAATAGAGGAAGCCAGGATACCAATCTTTGATCGCGGGCTTAATCTCGGCGACGGGATCTATGAAGTCACAGCCTTTGTCGGACGACGCATGGTTGATTTCGATGCGCATCTCTCTCGCCTGCGCTCCTCTCTTGAGCACATCGACATCAAAGTGGACCTTGGTGATGCCGATTGGCAAGCCATTCATCACCAGTTGATCGATGCGAATACTATTGAGACGGGGACCGTCTATATTCAAGTCACGCGTGGCGTGATGGAACGTGATTTTGTGCCGACCAAGGACCTGTCCCCGACCATCCTTGGTATTGTCCAGCCAAAGCTGCTCGATTCCGATCCGAGGCTCGATTCCGGCATTTCGGCCGCACTGGTTGAAGATCTTAGATGGAAGCGTCGAGACATAAAATCGACCTCCCTCCTTGCACAGGTTCTCGCAAAATCCCGAGCGCATGCCCTGGGGGCGGGCGAGGCAATACTTCACGAGGGCGGCATCGTCACGGAAGGTGGATCTACCACCGTTTTCGGGGTGGATAGAGATGGTGTTGTCTGGACGCATCCTCTCGGGCCAACAATTCTACCAGGAATCACACGCAAGCGTGTCATTGCTTTGGCCGAGGAACTAGGACTGCCTGTCAAGGAAGAACCAATGACGGTTTCCGCTCTGCGTCAGATGTCTGAGGTCTTCCTCACAGGCGCTACCTTTTTCGTCATCCCGGTTGTTGAGATCGATACACAGCCAGTCGCTGATAGGAAGCCTGGTGCGGTTACGCTGAGGCTGCAAAAAGCCTATCTGGATTTTGCCCGAAGCGGAGACACAGCTACGAATGTTCTGACCGGAGATTTTGAGCGTACTCGCTAA
- a CDS encoding ABC transporter substrate-binding protein has translation MGTGPYRIVSQSLDVEIKLASHDAYWGGLPPFAGILFRIIPELSSRMNALMAGEVDFITDIAPDMFGQIETHPETEIAGGPVQNIRYLAIDKTDAVLGKVGVRRALSLALDRKALVLALWQDRLPIPNGFQFASFGEAYIEDFPALAHDPELARKLLAESGYNGETITYKLLNNYYPTQVAGAQIMVEMWRAVGINVEIQMMENFAQIQTKPVHAIYDSSSTAIFPDPLAHAWREFGPKGTLPKVGIWNNEEYFGLGEKLKETADPQARRSIIRRMLEIVDRQDPPCVILYGSGQFYGKRKDIAWIPGQTLDLNFGPFNTAYAEN, from the coding sequence ATCGGAACAGGACCGTATCGGATCGTCAGCCAATCGCTTGATGTCGAAATCAAGCTTGCCTCGCACGACGCCTATTGGGGCGGCTTGCCGCCGTTTGCCGGCATTCTTTTCCGCATCATTCCGGAACTATCTTCACGTATGAACGCGCTGATGGCCGGAGAGGTGGACTTCATTACCGACATTGCGCCGGATATGTTCGGCCAGATCGAGACACATCCAGAGACCGAAATTGCAGGAGGGCCGGTCCAGAATATCCGCTATCTGGCGATCGATAAGACCGACGCTGTTCTCGGAAAAGTCGGCGTCCGCCGCGCTCTGAGCCTCGCCCTCGATCGCAAGGCTCTGGTGCTGGCGCTGTGGCAGGACAGACTTCCCATTCCCAACGGCTTCCAGTTTGCAAGCTTCGGCGAAGCCTATATCGAGGACTTCCCGGCCTTGGCCCACGATCCCGAGCTGGCGCGCAAGCTCCTCGCCGAAAGCGGCTACAACGGCGAGACCATCACCTACAAGCTTCTGAACAACTATTATCCCACCCAGGTTGCCGGCGCTCAGATCATGGTGGAGATGTGGCGGGCCGTCGGCATCAACGTCGAAATCCAGATGATGGAGAATTTCGCGCAAATCCAGACCAAGCCCGTTCATGCGATCTACGACAGCTCATCGACGGCCATCTTCCCGGACCCGCTTGCACATGCGTGGCGCGAATTCGGGCCCAAGGGCACCCTGCCCAAGGTGGGGATCTGGAACAACGAAGAGTATTTCGGCCTGGGCGAAAAGCTTAAGGAAACCGCCGATCCGCAAGCACGCCGGTCAATCATCCGCCGGATGCTCGAGATCGTCGATCGCCAAGATCCGCCTTGTGTGATCCTGTACGGCTCCGGTCAGTTCTATGGCAAGCGCAAGGACATCGCCTGGATCCCGGGTCAGACACTCGACCTGAACTTCGGTCCTTTCAACACCGCCTATGCAGAGAACTGA
- a CDS encoding ATP-binding cassette domain-containing protein: protein MRHLAGCALRPALPAGPASQPLLAIECLTVDFSGVRVLRGIDLSLSRGESLGIVGESGSGKSVTWLAALGLLPRTAIVSGSVSGLFLPGR from the coding sequence ATGCGACATCTCGCCGGCTGCGCACTACGACCCGCCTTGCCGGCGGGTCCGGCCTCGCAACCATTGCTCGCGATTGAATGCCTGACCGTCGACTTCAGCGGAGTGCGCGTTCTTCGGGGGATCGACCTCTCGCTTTCACGGGGAGAGTCACTCGGTATTGTGGGCGAGTCCGGTAGCGGCAAGTCCGTTACATGGCTTGCCGCGCTCGGGCTGCTGCCCCGCACAGCAATCGTGTCGGGCAGCGTCAGCGGGCTGTTCTTGCCCGGGCGCTGA
- a CDS encoding pyridoxal phosphate-dependent aminotransferase encodes MTAAAAALREKGIDVITLSQGEPDFDTPDVVQRAGIAAIREGKTRYTPVAGVKPLREAIRQKLLRDNSLDYDIDAITVGCGAKQVVFNALFASLDPGDEVIIPTPCWVSYPDMVRLAGGEPVLVACHERFGLKLKPQDLEAAITPRTKWLMLNSPNNPTGAVYSKAELAALADVLRRHDQVHVLADDIYEKLVYGVPFATMAEAAPDLIDRTLTVNGVSKSSAMTGWRLGYGAGPKDLIKAMNTIQGQTSSHTSSISQYAAIEAIGGNQDYIDDFVLSFRKRRDLVVEKINKAQGLKCRTPDGAFYVFVNCAGVIGNTTPQGKVIETDMDFAMYLLEHFGVAVVPGSGFMASPYIRISYAASVEELQHACGRILAACEALSESEKIYEQSKATA; translated from the coding sequence ATGACGGCCGCTGCCGCCGCCCTGCGCGAGAAGGGCATTGATGTCATTACGCTCAGCCAGGGCGAGCCGGATTTCGATACGCCCGACGTGGTGCAAAGAGCTGGAATAGCTGCCATTCGTGAGGGCAAGACGCGTTACACGCCTGTCGCCGGGGTCAAGCCGTTACGTGAGGCGATCCGTCAGAAGCTCCTGCGCGACAACAGCCTCGACTACGATATCGACGCGATCACCGTCGGCTGCGGCGCCAAGCAGGTGGTATTCAATGCGCTCTTCGCCAGTCTCGATCCTGGCGACGAGGTCATCATCCCGACACCCTGCTGGGTGTCCTATCCCGACATGGTGCGGCTTGCCGGCGGCGAGCCGGTGCTCGTCGCCTGCCACGAGCGTTTCGGCCTCAAGCTGAAGCCGCAAGATCTGGAGGCGGCGATCACGCCGCGCACCAAGTGGCTGATGCTGAACTCACCCAACAATCCGACCGGTGCGGTCTATTCCAAGGCTGAACTTGCCGCGCTGGCCGATGTTCTGCGCCGCCATGATCAGGTGCACGTGCTTGCCGATGACATCTACGAGAAGCTCGTTTACGGCGTGCCATTCGCCACGATGGCCGAGGCCGCGCCGGACCTCATCGATCGGACGCTGACCGTTAACGGCGTTTCCAAATCCAGCGCCATGACCGGTTGGCGGCTCGGCTATGGCGCCGGGCCGAAGGATCTGATCAAGGCGATGAACACGATCCAGGGCCAGACCTCGTCGCACACCAGCTCGATCTCGCAATATGCGGCGATCGAAGCGATCGGCGGCAACCAGGACTACATCGACGATTTCGTCTTGAGCTTCCGCAAGCGCCGCGATCTCGTGGTCGAGAAGATAAACAAGGCCCAAGGCCTCAAATGCCGCACCCCGGACGGCGCCTTCTATGTCTTCGTCAATTGCGCTGGCGTGATCGGCAACACCACGCCTCAGGGCAAGGTAATCGAGACCGACATGGATTTCGCCATGTATCTTTTGGAGCACTTCGGTGTTGCCGTTGTGCCGGGCAGCGGCTTCATGGCCTCGCCCTATATCCGCATTTCCTACGCCGCGTCAGTCGAAGAGCTCCAGCACGCCTGCGGCCGCATCCTTGCAGCCTGCGAAGCCCTATCCGAAAGTGAGAAGATCTATGAGCAAAGCAAAGCAACTGCGTGA
- a CDS encoding cold-shock protein has product MATGTVKWFNSTKGFGFIQPDDGGTDVFVHISAVERAGLRGLNDGQKISYEIVRDKKTGKMSADQLSAG; this is encoded by the coding sequence ATGGCTACTGGCACTGTTAAATGGTTCAATTCGACCAAAGGTTTTGGCTTCATTCAGCCGGATGATGGCGGTACGGATGTTTTTGTCCATATCTCTGCCGTAGAGCGGGCTGGGCTGCGCGGCCTCAATGACGGCCAGAAAATCAGTTACGAAATCGTACGGGACAAGAAAACGGGCAAAATGTCGGCCGATCAATTGAGCGCCGGTTAA
- a CDS encoding isocitrate lyase/phosphoenolpyruvate mutase family protein, protein MSKAKQLRDRMAERGLVHIMATHSPLSAILAEEAGFDGIWASGFELSALYGLADMSLITMTQHLDMLRAIAGQSSLPIVADIDTGYGNALNVIHAIREYEKAGTAAVVIEDKTFPKVTSLAADGRQELLRIEEFQGKIEAAVSTRSDPDFLVIARTEALIAGLGEEEALKRGTAYAEAGADMILIHSKKKDPAEIESFSRAWKGPAPLVIVPNAYPELDATRIKALGNIKMTIYGNYGIRAATTAMQATFRRIIADGGVQNVHKDIVPVEEIFRLQKMDQVKSDEKRFLR, encoded by the coding sequence ATGAGCAAAGCAAAGCAACTGCGTGATCGCATGGCCGAACGCGGCCTCGTCCATATCATGGCGACCCACAGCCCGCTATCGGCCATCTTGGCCGAGGAGGCCGGTTTCGACGGGATCTGGGCTTCCGGCTTCGAGCTTTCGGCGCTTTACGGTCTTGCCGATATGAGCCTGATCACCATGACCCAGCATCTCGATATGTTGCGGGCGATCGCCGGTCAGTCCTCGCTGCCGATCGTTGCCGATATTGACACGGGCTACGGCAACGCCTTGAACGTCATTCACGCCATCCGCGAATATGAAAAGGCGGGGACGGCCGCCGTCGTCATTGAGGACAAGACTTTTCCCAAAGTCACCAGCTTGGCCGCCGACGGGCGCCAGGAACTGCTGCGTATCGAGGAATTCCAGGGCAAGATCGAAGCTGCGGTCTCCACCCGCAGCGATCCGGATTTCCTTGTCATTGCCCGCACGGAAGCCCTGATTGCGGGCCTCGGCGAGGAAGAGGCGCTGAAGCGTGGCACCGCCTATGCCGAGGCCGGGGCGGACATGATCCTCATTCACTCGAAGAAAAAGGACCCTGCCGAAATCGAGAGCTTCTCACGCGCGTGGAAAGGGCCGGCTCCGCTGGTCATCGTCCCGAACGCTTATCCGGAACTCGACGCCACGCGCATCAAGGCGCTCGGCAACATCAAGATGACGATCTACGGCAATTACGGCATCCGCGCCGCGACAACAGCAATGCAGGCCACGTTCCGGCGGATCATCGCCGACGGCGGCGTGCAGAACGTTCACAAAGACATCGTGCCCGTGGAAGAGATTTTCCGGCTTCAGAAGATGGACCAGGTCAAGTCCGACGAAAAAAGGTTCCTGAGATAG
- a CDS encoding LysR family transcriptional regulator yields MAEEKDLSLNAVRAFVQIARDNSVTRASKTLGITQSSVSRHLAVLEEYFGAKLIERRGRQSQLTDFGRLFADAVAEPLDTILFTAKRMRRNDRKDANRLVVRTSLSTFAYTVLIPNLREFSKEMSGVTVDVISTLSAPASTDAFDVLLTRDLMLTEPADRWDFYDEQLVCVGAPDCVRGRGLKALRNTPVIAVTSRPDILPTWLRGMDLKTSDILSGARYDHHYLALPAVTTGQSLLVTPHIVVADLIRQGLLEVLAGSRAPSGMQYRAYAIDRSDNPDVARAFCRWLTRLCRKMTEEDVRA; encoded by the coding sequence TTGGCGGAGGAAAAGGATCTTTCGCTCAATGCGGTGCGCGCCTTCGTGCAGATCGCACGAGACAACAGCGTCACGCGGGCTTCGAAGACGCTCGGCATCACCCAGAGTTCCGTCAGCCGCCACCTTGCGGTGCTGGAGGAGTATTTCGGGGCGAAGCTGATCGAGCGGCGCGGCCGTCAGAGCCAGTTGACGGACTTTGGGCGCCTGTTCGCCGATGCCGTCGCCGAACCTCTCGATACGATCCTTTTTACCGCAAAGCGGATGCGCCGCAACGACAGAAAGGACGCCAACCGACTTGTCGTGCGAACGTCGCTGTCCACCTTCGCCTATACGGTGCTTATTCCCAACTTGCGCGAATTCTCGAAAGAAATGAGCGGCGTCACCGTTGACGTCATCAGTACCTTGTCCGCACCCGCTTCGACCGACGCCTTCGACGTACTATTGACCCGCGATCTGATGCTGACGGAACCAGCCGACCGATGGGATTTCTATGACGAGCAACTGGTCTGCGTGGGCGCCCCGGACTGCGTCCGCGGACGGGGGCTGAAGGCGTTGCGAAACACGCCTGTCATCGCCGTAACCTCCCGGCCCGACATTCTGCCGACCTGGCTACGCGGAATGGACCTGAAAACATCGGACATCCTCTCAGGCGCGCGCTACGATCACCATTACCTGGCACTGCCGGCGGTAACGACCGGGCAGAGCCTGCTGGTGACGCCACATATCGTGGTGGCGGACCTGATCAGACAGGGCCTGCTGGAAGTGCTTGCCGGGTCACGGGCGCCAAGCGGCATGCAGTACCGTGCCTATGCGATCGATCGCAGCGACAACCCGGATGTCGCCCGCGCCTTCTGCCGTTGGCTGACGCGGCTTTGCCGCAAAATGACGGAGGAAGACGTCCGAGCATAG